A genomic stretch from Anaerolineae bacterium includes:
- a CDS encoding radical SAM protein — protein sequence MNKAKVLLIQPPALPGTTVNREGAAGFGNQYPREGAFLYPPHTLATCAAILKAAGYLPAILDAAAERLSPREALERAAGWDPGYLVVQVCWPAWEADLAFCRAARARFPGVPLIVVGTILRHEDFARSAAGAADMVLVGEPEQALPAALERVRPLAQGPAPVVPAVELAPRQYDAESYLRDIESLPPPAWELTPWRRYGFLSVLSTRGCDLSCVYCPYVVGWGRRFRAWGPARVLEELRWLAERFAPPRVMFRDAVFGRDRGRAAGICEVILREHVRVSWECESRPEHFDPELVRLMGRAGCARAKIGLESVEPARLAALGRVADASQAEMYVEAARQAVAGCRHAGVRSHVYVMVGWKEALPGEIERLGAFLQELEADDVSIKPAEVYPLTAWEGWAPADAEAGARQAEGLARILPPPARKPRGSVLRRAMAVLRRNLG from the coding sequence ATGAACAAAGCAAAGGTGCTGCTGATTCAACCGCCGGCCCTGCCCGGCACGACGGTGAACCGGGAAGGGGCCGCCGGCTTCGGCAATCAGTACCCGCGGGAGGGGGCCTTCCTCTACCCGCCTCACACGCTGGCCACCTGTGCGGCGATACTGAAGGCCGCCGGCTATCTCCCCGCCATCCTCGATGCGGCGGCGGAGCGGCTCAGCCCCCGCGAGGCCCTGGAGCGAGCCGCCGGCTGGGACCCGGGATATCTGGTGGTGCAGGTGTGCTGGCCGGCGTGGGAGGCGGACCTGGCCTTCTGCCGGGCGGCGCGCGCCCGCTTCCCCGGCGTTCCGCTGATCGTCGTCGGTACCATCCTGCGGCATGAGGATTTCGCCCGGAGCGCCGCCGGCGCGGCCGATATGGTGCTGGTGGGGGAGCCAGAACAGGCCCTGCCGGCGGCCCTCGAGCGGGTCCGGCCCCTGGCGCAGGGGCCGGCGCCGGTCGTGCCGGCGGTGGAGCTGGCCCCCCGGCAGTACGATGCCGAAAGCTACCTCCGGGATATCGAGTCCCTGCCTCCGCCGGCGTGGGAGCTGACGCCTTGGAGGCGCTACGGCTTCCTCAGCGTGCTGAGCACCCGCGGGTGCGATCTGTCCTGTGTCTACTGCCCGTACGTGGTGGGGTGGGGCCGCAGGTTCCGGGCATGGGGGCCGGCGCGGGTGCTGGAGGAACTGCGCTGGCTGGCGGAGCGGTTCGCACCGCCGCGGGTTATGTTCCGCGACGCGGTGTTCGGGCGGGATCGCGGCCGCGCCGCCGGCATCTGCGAGGTCATCCTGCGCGAGCATGTGCGTGTGAGCTGGGAGTGCGAATCGCGGCCGGAGCATTTCGACCCGGAGCTGGTGCGGCTGATGGGACGCGCCGGCTGTGCGCGTGCCAAGATCGGCCTGGAAAGCGTGGAGCCGGCGCGGCTGGCCGCGTTGGGCCGCGTCGCTGACGCTTCGCAGGCGGAGATGTATGTGGAGGCGGCGCGCCAGGCAGTGGCCGGCTGTCGGCATGCCGGCGTTCGCTCCCATGTCTACGTCATGGTCGGTTGGAAGGAAGCGCTCCCGGGAGAGATCGAGCGGTTGGGGGCCTTCCTGCAGGAACTGGAGGCGGATGATGTGAGCATCAAGCCGGCAGAGGTCTATCCATTGACCGCCTGGGAGGGGTGGGCGCCGGCGGATGCGGAGGCGGGAGCGCGGCAGGCCGAGGGGTTGGCGCGCATCCTGCCCCCGCCGGCGCGGA
- a CDS encoding glycosyltransferase family 39 protein, whose translation MSEETTIQRSRTGVAGWFARNGPLIGIITVALLLRAVVARQDHVLQGDEGAYLWLGRTLMSGGGYQFFGRPELHYTPGYPIVSGLVWLAVRDLELASKICFVLFGTLTVPAVYLLCRRLYDRPTALVAAALIAVSPALISYTFFYGSMTEPLYFCLLFWAIYISVVAMEEGRWPAYALAGVLFGLAYLTRPEGWLWLAVTAVFLGVVFIVERRPARRSLAGIGILLAGFLVVAFPYLLYLRRHLGYWTLTGKSWMAYVQQLTLAEGNYVEFDRMSWALDSSGHEVMYHSAEKFTRHSLLGEFLNDPLTFVRHTVQDLRELDSIFLSKRVLPFFLLPFIGLGLFRAGWSGRRLRQELYLLAQVLVTSAALVIFTNQLRFYLGALIVLLVWAGRGLVEFSRWAGETLAQWMRPEKADRWARGVLTVGAVLICAYYLAIQPAAVRDGLAYQHFYYKEVGEWLKTNSAPDARVMSRGAIVAIHAERFWVPFPHASYAEVLRFARENRVDYLVVNQHEFEVMRPQLAFLGDPDQAPAELEPLLIHHSAQGLTVVYRLKGGS comes from the coding sequence ATGAGCGAGGAAACGACGATCCAGCGAAGTCGTACCGGCGTGGCCGGCTGGTTCGCCCGGAACGGGCCGCTTATCGGTATTATCACAGTGGCTCTGTTACTGCGCGCCGTCGTCGCTCGTCAAGACCATGTCCTGCAGGGAGACGAGGGGGCCTATCTCTGGCTGGGCAGGACGCTGATGAGCGGCGGGGGGTATCAGTTTTTCGGCCGGCCGGAACTGCACTACACGCCGGGCTATCCCATCGTCTCCGGGTTGGTCTGGCTGGCTGTGCGCGACCTGGAGCTGGCCAGCAAGATTTGCTTCGTGCTCTTCGGCACCCTGACCGTGCCGGCGGTGTACCTGCTGTGTCGACGCCTCTACGACCGGCCGACGGCACTGGTCGCTGCCGCCCTGATCGCCGTTTCGCCGGCGCTGATCTCGTACACCTTTTTCTACGGCAGTATGACCGAACCGCTGTATTTCTGCCTCCTGTTCTGGGCCATATATATCAGTGTGGTCGCCATGGAGGAGGGACGCTGGCCGGCCTATGCGCTGGCCGGCGTGCTGTTCGGCCTGGCCTACCTGACCCGCCCGGAAGGGTGGCTGTGGCTGGCGGTCACGGCCGTTTTTCTGGGCGTGGTCTTTATCGTCGAGCGCAGGCCGGCGCGCCGCTCACTGGCCGGCATAGGCATCCTGCTGGCCGGCTTTCTGGTGGTCGCGTTCCCGTATCTCCTGTATCTCCGCCGGCATCTGGGCTACTGGACGTTGACAGGCAAGTCCTGGATGGCGTATGTCCAACAGCTCACCCTCGCGGAAGGGAATTACGTGGAATTTGACCGCATGAGCTGGGCGCTGGATTCTTCCGGTCACGAGGTCATGTACCATTCCGCCGAAAAGTTCACCCGCCACAGCCTGCTGGGGGAATTCCTGAACGACCCGCTGACCTTCGTCCGACATACCGTGCAGGACCTGCGGGAGCTGGACAGCATTTTCCTGTCCAAGCGGGTACTGCCGTTCTTCCTCCTGCCCTTCATCGGATTGGGGTTGTTCCGCGCCGGCTGGAGCGGACGGCGGCTCCGCCAGGAACTCTATCTCTTGGCGCAGGTGCTGGTCACCTCAGCGGCGCTGGTAATATTCACGAATCAGTTACGCTTTTACCTGGGAGCGTTGATCGTGCTGTTGGTATGGGCCGGCCGCGGGCTGGTGGAGTTCTCCCGCTGGGCCGGCGAGACGTTGGCGCAGTGGATGCGGCCGGAGAAGGCGGACCGCTGGGCGCGCGGCGTGCTGACGGTGGGCGCGGTGCTCATCTGCGCCTATTACCTGGCGATACAGCCGGCGGCCGTACGGGACGGCCTGGCCTATCAGCATTTCTACTATAAAGAGGTGGGGGAATGGCTCAAAACAAACAGCGCGCCGGACGCACGGGTCATGTCGCGCGGGGCCATCGTCGCCATCCATGCCGAGCGCTTCTGGGTGCCCTTCCCCCACGCCAGCTATGCCGAGGTACTGCGCTTCGCGCGGGAGAACCGTGTGGATTACCTGGTGGTCAATCAGCATGAGTTCGAAGTGATGCGGCCGCAACTGGCCTTTCTGGGCGACCCGGACCAGGCGCCGGCGGAGCTGGAACCCCTGCTGATCCACCACAGCGCGCAGGGGCTGACGGTGGTCTACCGACTGAAGGGAGGGTCATGA